Genomic window (Arachis hypogaea cultivar Tifrunner chromosome 13, arahy.Tifrunner.gnm2.J5K5, whole genome shotgun sequence):
TAAgtcaattttattcttttaagagaatttctttttctcttttttttttttggtaacatCTTGAAAAGGGCATATTTATGATCTACAAAGTGCAGGGAACATATTTTCTTTTTGGATTAGAATCACAACATAATGTTCCGGGCCCAATACTGAGATTTCAGGCCCATCTAGGCAGAATTTGTCACGACAAAAAAATGCAGTAATTTGGTTTGTATAAGAACCACCCCGGTCctgtcgaaaaaaaaaaaaaaaacagaaccaCCCGAGCAagcagaaaatatatatatatatatatatatatagtgattcTCCACGTGGCATTgaagttgaaacttgaaagtggTGATAAGATGTGAAAGTCAACAAGTTTTACTTATATCTAATTGAGTATTACCTTTTGACCACCATATTCTTGATTCATCACAAAGTCATTTGATCACGGGTTTTCTCTATGATTCAATTAGGTTCGATACTTGTTCAAGACATGTTCTGTTGGCAGATAAGTTTAGCACTTGAAAGTTGAAAAGGCATAATGCTGTTGGTTTTTCTTCTCTAAGCTTTTCATGTTGTGACAAATCATCCCCACCCCGAGAAAAAGCTTAAATGGTTAATTATAGagacatttataattttatatttaatccaTCTTTTCACACAAGAATCTCTTCATCAAGTTAAAGCATGGGTAATACATTGACTTGTCTTACCTTGTGTTAAACTGTTGATATTCAAATTTTACTCAGAAAATGAGATCAACTAGAAGCTTTGCTGTCATTTTACTATCTAGAAAACTTTTTGTACAGAAACACGAAAATGATTTTGTATCTAATCATCGACATTAAAAAGGATAAATAATCAATTCCAACAGTTGTGATGTAATGATGTAAAAGGAAAGAGCTGATGTATACAACATAACAATTAACAAGGATGATTGAGAGTGAGCTACTTGATCTTTCAATTATTGAGGATCATGGAGGAACAAGCCTATGACTCATGTAATGGTTGTTAATCACTTCACCTATCAATTAACAACCTCATAActccaaaaaagaaaaatgttagatGCCTGACCAACACCAGAAACCTTAAAAAAGAAATGGTACATCTAGTGGTTGGTGACAACAGGACACAGATGACACATAATTATTGTATATGGTCCTATAAATGAAACTTTGAAGCAGATGACACATTCAGTATTCTATAAGAAATATGTTTAATTCCACTTATGGCTTAGCAATGATTCTCCATTATAAATTACTCCTGACAAAATTGACTTGTCAGAAGGTGAAATTGAAACTTGCACTAAAGATACCCCAAAAACTATGTTAAAACATAGGGCAAGGATGTAAGCTGGAAAATCATTAATGAAAGCCAAGCTTATTCTGAATCTCATTAAAACTTCTACCTCCTAAATTCCTTGGATTACATACTAAAGAGGGGAAAATTGCTTCTTTTACACAATTCTGCAAATTGTTACAGAAACTTCCCATCTTTGTCCTAAAGACTAGAGGCATCTCCCACCATAGCCTGCATTTCTGAATAGTGCTTGCTTTATCTCTTCAGGGTCAACACAATTTCTCTGCTCAGCTACCTATGACcatgaaaacaataaaatttatgaGTAACTCGATATATTAGATTTTGCAAGCCTGGAAACACATTGAGATCAATCAAGGAGGGTGAAGGGGGGTTATGATATGAACCTCTGAGCAAGATGCTTGCATTGAGAAATCATTGAAGCTACTTATAACACATTGCTGAATCTCAAGGCCTAATGCTTCCAATGTATTCACTGTTGACAATAATAATCCTGGCTTTGTGGCACAACAGATGCTGATCCTGGTGTCCTTGTCTCTCCTCTCAACATCGAACTGCACAAACGTTATTGAGTCACATACATTCATCATTCACAAAATTGGGGAAAATCAAGCTAGGAATTTGAGTAACTAGTGCAAAATCCATTACCTTGGGTGAATTTCTAACCATCGCTTCATTTGGCTTGAGTTCCTTAGAAACCCCCAAGAGATTTTGCTGACTTGTGCCCTCCTCCACTTCTTCCTCTTGCAACTTGTTAATCCTCTCCAAAAGCTCTTTCATGTAGTCTATGGTATCTCCAAGAATGGAAGTTCTGTCCATCTGTTGAGTATGACATTCATCATGTTATAGTGTGAAATTACCAAGATTTGAGAACAAaccaagcaaaaagaaaaaaaaaaaaatataggttgTGCCTGGATTTAAGTGTAATAATCATGAATAGACcacaaaaataaaaaggggaaaacagaaagaaaaaagaaaattctaatttcatttcTAATGATTGAGACATTAATACAAACACATGGCATGATAAAGTCTGAGGTTAAAAAAAAAGTGAACTTTTTGGGTTGGGGGGAATGGGATGACCTTGCTGATCTTGGGGACAATTGATCTTAGCATAGAGAGACGGTCATTGAGGcgcttccttctccttctttCAGCCATAAGATTCTTTGATGGCTGGCCTTCAAGCTTCTTGGACTTGTTCTTCTTCTCCCCTATCCCACACATGCCCATGTTGAAGACCACAGGAACATGAACCTGAACATCCACGACAGCTTGTTCCTCAACCTTGCAGCCAAGATATCCAGCATCTTCATCCTCCAACACTGAagggttattattattgttgttgttgtcattATCGTCATCAACATCTTGATGGTTGTGTGGGAGTGGGGGTGGTGGTGCATCATCATATTCATACTTGGTGGTGTAGGAAGAGTCAAGGTCAGGCATTGTGAAGGCATCATCGGGAAAAGGGTATGAGGTGGTGAAGGGGCAGTCAATGATGAATCTTTggtctggtggtggtggtgagaaTGCAGAAggaggaaaggaagaagaagaaggggtatCAAGAAAAGGGTCAAAGTAGTTCCAGGAAGAAGGTGAGAAGACATCATTACTAGTACTACTAGTCCATGTGTCTTTTCTTGGAGCAAGCATAAGTTCCTCAAGGAAACCAAGTTGA
Coding sequences:
- the LOC112733809 gene encoding transcription factor bHLH93, with translation MELSQLGFLEELMLAPRKDTWTSSTSNDVFSPSSWNYFDPFLDTPSSSSFPPSAFSPPPPDQRFIIDCPFTTSYPFPDDAFTMPDLDSSYTTKYEYDDAPPPPLPHNHQDVDDDNDNNNNNNNPSVLEDEDAGYLGCKVEEQAVVDVQVHVPVVFNMGMCGIGEKKNKSKKLEGQPSKNLMAERRRRKRLNDRLSMLRSIVPKISKMDRTSILGDTIDYMKELLERINKLQEEEVEEGTSQQNLLGVSKELKPNEAMVRNSPKFDVERRDKDTRISICCATKPGLLLSTVNTLEALGLEIQQCVISSFNDFSMQASCSEVAEQRNCVDPEEIKQALFRNAGYGGRCL